cagaaagctctctgagAAAGCTCtgctgtgacaaataaaaataaaataaaaaagtttctcTATTAGTTTTCACTGAAAAAagaattttatgtaaaattataaatttattttactgttattgttAATCAAATCAATGCattctttataatatatatatatatatatatatatatatatatatatatatatatatatatatatatatatatatatatatatatatatatatatatatgaagagttcagatgcaaaagcctctaaatgccatctgaaattttcatctgaaattaggatttttatcaggctcctatatttatgttcagttatttcactttaatagcctggaaaaggacctgcacattgccattaaaagtaaaatgactcaacctaagcataggagcttgataaaaatcctaatttaagatgcaaatttcagatggcatttagaggcttttgcatctgaactcttcatatatatatatatatatatatatatatatatatatatatatatatataagtaaaggtgcagtaggagatcttggaaaatgttaACTTTAACCTGATAGCACTGAATGCGAATGTCCCACCGTTCCTGCAAAACGCAGTCTAAAGCCACGCCCCTTGAATGCATGAACGTGAACAGATCAGAAGACCtgagacaacattactacaatacaTAATGTGTCATTCACCGCTGAGAAAACTTTATAGTACAGTTACtaaaagtactacaataccaggaaTGAAGATCAGGTTTGCCTGCCATTTAATTAGTCTGCATAGCGTACGTGAACGCGCTAATGATGTATCCTGTCTGTGCAAACTGGGTGCGAAGAGTTATGCAAACACATGTTGAAAGGCAGGTAGGAAAGTCAGTTAAAACACttggaataaatataatatataccatatttttggactataagtcgcacctgagtataagtcgcatcagtccaaaaaaacgtcatgatgaggaaaaaaacatatataagtcgcactggactataagtctcatttatttagaaccaagaactaagagaaaacattaccatctccagccgcgagagggcactctacgctgctcagtgtagactacaggagcactgagcagcatagagcgccctctcgcggctgtagacggtaatgttttctcttggttcatgtcaaattaatttttataaataagtagcacctgactataagtcgcaggaccagccaaactatgaaaaaaagtgtgacttatagtccaaaaaatacggtaaatcgagataaatacattttaaccacTTAACTTACTGATTGctatcgggatgtgaagagacaTTCAACCAGCAGTACAACAAATgcttctgaagacaatcacctaatgcacctttaatttatttcagcaaacatcttAATGACCTCAGACTTTTGAATGTTACTATAGCCCTTTAACTTGCATATAACTTTAGAAGTAAATCTATTTAAGgtatattattttcattgtttttacatttttaaatgttattcgtTGCTTTCAGTGTGGGCAGAGCTGTGGTGTAACGCTGAGAAATACAAACCTAGCAAGCCACTGACAAAATGTAGTGTCATTGCTGGTGAGGAAATGTTAGGGGAGCGTTCTAGTTTTGGGGTGATTTGTGTCAATCACAGTGTAGACAGCTATGTTGATTTGGGATAGTGATCTAGTTAAATGGGATGTCAGACTGAGTAGATGAGATGTCAGGCTGAGTGTGGTTAGGGTCCTCTGTGGTGGAGGACGTTTTAGAGAAGTACAGCTGATGCATGGAAGCTTGATAAGAGTTGATCAACATTTTAAGTAGCTTATTTTATGCATGGGTAGGCGTGCACTGTTGAAGACTGATGAGTCTATTAGCAAGCTGAGTTTTGTGTAATTGCTGTGTGGAAAATGAGCATATGATATACAGCATGATGACTGGAGAgagatttcattattttttagtgTGGCTTTTGTTTTCAGGACCACTGTGCATTTCCTTTTTCAGTGCACAGAGCGTAAAATTCCACACTGTGTaatagtttgtttacacttcagaAGAGATTATACTATTTTGGccaaattaaagtgtttttgtgtAATAAAAGTCTGTTGTTTATCATTGTGTAAAATTTAAGTATTCTTTAATAAAAACTACTGTGGTATAATATGACACAGTACAGTGATGCATAAGATACTAAtattgtggtatttttttttttcttaaaattggaAATTGTAAAGAAATAAGTTACCagtactgtttttattgttgtgatttatctgtactgtttggtgttttcaTCCTGAACTCTCTTGATTCCACATGAACCCCAAGGGAAATCTTGTTTTGTTCAGTGTTGGTCGCTCATGAGACACTGGAGTCTTTTAAAAGCACCTTGAAGACACTGACAAATTGTAAGCAGTATTTGCTTAGACAGCAAAGGGTGACCACCAGTGTGATCTGCTAACAGTTTGGTCAGAAAGGAACATTTTGATAGGTCTAAATGACGGTACATATTAAATCTCATTGGTGACCCACTGTTCTTCACTCAAAACACACACTGCTTACCGAATTAGCCAATCCTGATTAGCACGAttatatcatcttggatgtgaaGACACATACGAAGAATGAAACCCTGGTGTGTGTGTTACTTTAGACATCTTTGCACCAGTTTCTTTGTAAGCAGCTGAGCTGCAAATTCTTTAGCAATATAAATGTACTATTATTTGTACATTGAAACTGAAAACTGGGGGATTTTATGGTGCAGAATACTCTTGACATCTCACTACTGACAGTGAAGTTATTgtgtcaagtgtgtgtgtgtgtgtacataaagCAGCACACAATGCTGCTGAAACTGCTTGCTTTGTTTTCTCCTCTTGCTCCATTATTCAGGCTTTTTCATCCTGCTTCTGTTTTCTGTCGCCTAAATCAACAGGTGGCTGAAGGGCCTGTTGGGAAGCTTTACAGATCTTTAGATGCCCTAGATTTAttgccctctctctttctctctgaaaaTACTCAAACTTTGCTCTACAACTACATTTCCCACCAGCTACTTGCATTAAATTTGAAGATGGATGTATGGATTTAGATAATCTTAAATTCTTCATGTACTGTACTTTGGAATTGCCGAAAGTTCTCCCTGCAATTAAACATTGATCATCATGATTATATGTGTATTTTACACTATAAAATACATTCTGCAGTTATAATGCCATGTTTATTACAATCTAAGGTCAAATGAACTCAATTTATTTCTAAATGTCAGGCGTAACATGGCATAATgagatgttgtgtgtgtttttatttatttatttgattatatttatgCACGGATGAATAAAACAATATTGTGGTTTTGTCTGTCATGACATATATTTAAGATCTGTGTGCATGTAATGTACAATAGATCACTTAAGTTAAACAGTTTTAAAGgtatagtccacccaaaaatgaaaattgccatCATTTTGTTTTAGATCGATATtttagaatgttggtaaccatatTTTAAGTCAAAACAGTGAAACTGTTTGTTTAGCAACATAGAACCACaaggtttgtaacgacatgagagtgagtaggtgacataattattttgttttgggtGGATTTCCCCTTTAAATCTGTAGAAATTATACagtagtatttatataattttagggtttatgtaaataaaagataaaatgcattttagatGTAGATGTAAACATGATCATGTCCTCTCTCCCGCAGAGCGCACTATGGCCAGACACGAGGTGCGAGGCGTGGAGCAGAGACAGACACGGGACGGCGTTCGGGACTCCCCGGCATTGCCTGAGATTGAGGATCTGATTATCATCTATAACCGTGTGCCCAAGACTGCCAGCACTTCCTTCACCAACATTGCATATGACCTGTGTGGAAAGAACCGCTTCCATGTCCTCCACATCAACACCACCAAGAATAATCCGGTCATGTCTCTGCAGGACCAGGTAACATGTCCATTACATTAGATTCAACTTACAATACATTCATGTATgagattatttaacattttagtacAATTATGTACACatagttcttaaagggatagatcatccaaaaatgaaaattgtcattcttcgttcatcttcataacacaaaaatgaagatatttgtaatgaaatctgagagcccTCTATAGACAGTAAGGGTCCTACCACGGTCAAGACACAGGAAGGATGGAAGGACATCGttattccatgtgacatcagtggttcaaccttaattttttgaagctacaagaatactttttgtgcacaaagaaaattgTAACggctttattaaaaaataatgataaaataacagTTTCTCTCCCCCAAGTTACTGTCTTCTGCCATTATTGAGAGTACCATGATGCATGCTTGTGGTGCTGCTGATGTAGAACATGTATGCACTGTGCCTTGTTTATGAGcggaggaacacacacacatacgccgTGATCAAATACATCGACTGTCTGCTGTAGGCTGGTTCGAAAAAGTCAGTCAGTCCCATAGATTCCACATGTCAAAATGCCCAACTTCACAGTAGaaaaaaatatgtgtttaaaGCCAGgtacaaaaagtggttttggtctatatagctcaTTTTGaccttcatgacaactgtaagGGGAGTGAATTTCCTAAATGTATATTAAGCCttgaagttctgcataattaaaggCATGGGTTGATGGTGGATTGCCGCTGTTGTTGCCACAGTCAAGCTAAGTgggtgtggtttcagcaaccagctccacAAACGTCCTGCCTCTTTGTCCATTTTCTATTTATATAGGGGAGACGCGCAGTGACATTGAGCTTCATAAacactacatccatgttttttACATTCTATGATTGTGGTACTCTCATTAATGGCGCCTATGGTGATGCGGAGGAgaagaattgttaaataaagtattCTTCGCAcacaaaagtattctcatagtttcataacattacagtttaacCACTGTTACATGGACCATTTTAActatgtccttactacctttctgggccttgaccatggtaggatccttgctgtctatccagggtcagaaagctctcgaatcttaatatgtgttctgaagatgaatgaaggtattaagggtttggaacaacatgatgggaTGAAcaatgggtgaactatccctttaagctttgCAAGTCCAGAGATTAAGGTCATTTTCTCTCTAGTTCCTTTGAGCACTCCAAATATACTGTAACTGTATGTGAACACCTCAGATGAACTCAGACCACTCTAAAAGGAACCAGTGTCCTTTTGTGGTTCAGCTGAGTTCCTTTTTGAATCATTAACCATaagtttttttgttaatttaaaggggtcatcggatgccaaTTTTCCACGTTTATATGTTTCTTTAGGGTCTTACTGAAAAGTCTGTAACCTACTTCAGTTAAAATTTCTCTATAGCTATGTTTCCATTACTTACGCGCAAAACTTGAATATCGCATAAAATGTTTGTGAATAAAGCACAGTTTTCATCCaatgagtcaaagagaacaaaaatgtCACTTTCTGATAAAATGGCACTATATATATCTCTAAGAAAACTAGGAGAAGCCACTgcataataattttcatatgtaATAAATTACTTGCGATTCAGAGAGAGCAGGTGTAACACAATAATGCGGTCATTGTTTTTAGAGGTCGATGCCTGCTGTTTGGGCACGCAGTCATGAAATACTTTGAAGACAGCCTTTCCTACATCGGGACATTATATGCTCACCTAACATTCATCAtcctcaaatatggcttatcatctAAAATATGTATGTAGGAGCAACTTTACATGGCTGCTCAATCTAATGTTGGCCTAGAAAGAAATTTGCAGTTCTTTTGTTTGTGTGGAGCGTGGAAACTGAACCGTAGCACACTACTGCATGACAGATTGAGGCACCGCTGCGATCATTTGCTCTTAAAAGAATTCataatttttggtcatacagataagagtaatgaATCTTTTCTATCTGTAAAGACACTACGTTTATTTGTGTACACCCAGAATAACAATGAAATAttgcgcttttgtaaaataatgaaagcaaacaggatgcaCTTTCTGCAATCTCGGACTGTTAACTTGAGCATGTCTGTGTTTGTCTTATAGAGAGTGAAActttaaatgaaccaattcaaatattctcagattatgtaatATATGCCTACAGATGCATATTGCGGAGATGTGTCAATGTTGCCGActttatcatttaaaacaaaaagcactagtgtaacaataaattattaaaatgttgataCATACAATGTAGCTGCTGTTTTTTCCCAacacattcataattattatatttgccGATGCACTGTGGCAAGCCTTTTTTGCGTGCGCTTGAGAGCTTGTTAggctatgtaggcaattaaaggctcataattatgagtttatggtttattaataaaagtgtgaCTAATAGTCGAATGATGCTTAAAATGAACGACTACTTGTCGACCAGAAAAATCCTTAGTCAAGGGCAGCCCTAATGCATAATGACAGTCTTTTTTCGAGAAGCATAAgaggctgacaattagctgaatATATAGCCTACTTATTCAATAAAGTAACACTTAGCCTGCATTTGAATCTTTATTCGAATGtttcaattaacattttattttaaaaccttaATTTGAAAATGGCAACATAATACTGCgctctacaatatttctatgaataaatctctgacagagAACATCAGCCAATCCCTGGGTGCGTATTTGGTAAGAATGATGTTGTTGCGCGGACGCGCTGCTCGCACACCGATCACGCTTGCGGTGTAAAAGAGGGGTAAGTGCGGGGTTGACCTCGTTGCTATGAATGTCAAATCATAGCAACGAGGTCAACCCCGCACTTACCCCTCTTTTACACCGCAAGCGTGATCGGTGTGCGAGCAGCGCGTCCGCGCAACGACATCGTCACTGTAGCAGTATTCACACTGGAAGCGTGTAAGTACAGTAGTACAGCAGCGGCTGCAAAGCGTGTTCGGCAGACAatataaccatttcaaacaatgtgtataattctttcaacatttgtttttataataatacaccACACTTTCACCCAAACCGATtacttaaaaagtttaaatgggtaaatacatatttgttatacttaattttcttctctggcataattgttaaaacactagacattggcattgttgttaaaactcttgacatgcttattctgtgcattttgagCACGTTTTgtgttaaatcacatttattttgtccatcaaaagtgtgctttcactttaattgagcGTGAGCAGTACAGCAAAAATAGAACGGATGCCGAAACCCCCGCTACACTGCTGTTAACGCGACGCTCCTGCTTGACGCTCACGTGCTGCTCCTGGTCCCGGTGTGAATGCACTCACTTATTAACATGGACGCCGAAAAAAATATGCGCTGCTTGCACGCCGTTCACGCTTGCGGTGTGAAAGAGGGGTTACTCTTAGTTTAAGATTTCTGTCTAATCCTTACTAAAAGTTTGACTCAGCAGCTTAAtgaataggttttaagagaaaactcTTAGCTAAAAACTTTCATTGCTATTCAGGAGAACTCTTagtggtaaaataaaatacaggccCAGAGTTTTAAAACATGCTTATAAAAAattaggttgcactttattttacagtacgtgtacttagtgtacttacagtgtatttatctaagaaagttctggtaatacaaggtaactacatggggtaggggtaggtttaggagtaggttcagggttagtacatagttattacatagttattgtaattactataataattacACAGTATGTAAAtatggaacaggactgtaaaataaagtgctaccaaaaattcttacacaaaataataattagtagcTAGACATTGTATATAAGTATGCCTGATATTGGGCACATTTTACAGACACTCTCAACTTATGCAGTTCGGTCCAAGTGCAGAGGTGTAGTGTGCTTATACTGATGACATTGTGATTGGTCTTTTGCTCAATTGTCACTCTGACAGTCCAGGTGATGTTAGCCCAGAGGCCCTGTGTTTCTGCCGCACGCTGCCTCTAACAAGCAGCcttataatattatacataatattcCTACTGTCAATATCCACACTGCTGCTGTGCCTTTGTGTGACAAGCAGCACTGAACAAGCCGAACCGATAGATAAAAAGAACAAGGGGGAAAAAGAATAAAGTGCAGATTATGTTGACAGCTGCGAAGACAGACAATTCTCTATTCATTTTATGTATTGTTACATGTCAGCTCACAGAAATCTATCTTTGACGAGTTTTATTTGCGGAGTTGAAGGGGGTAAAAAATCATTTTGACCTCACATGTGTCAGCGTTATTCAACACAGCATGTGGCTCTGTCGGTCTGCGATCATGAGCGTATGTTTACATTTGTATTCACATCATTGTCATCCGCAAAATAATATGCCTTGGAGCAGGGGGGAGGGAAGGTGTTATTTGTGGGTGATTTTTGCCAAGGTAATATCCAGTCTAGCTTTCAACAAAGCCTTTCGACGGTACAGATTGTACAACCTTTCCCTCCCAGCGGAGTACAGCTGTGGGACTACGGGGAGGATGTTTGGAGAAAACATTGCTGAAATGTGTTGCATTAAGTAGTCACTTGGCTGGTTTGTTTAGCAGCCCGTGACAGATGCAGTGCGTCAGTGCGAGATTGTTATTTGAGATTTGGATATTACTGATGCTTGAATGATGGGGGCATATCACACATGCAGTAAAAACATATTAGAGGTTTATAAACTGTGCACAGGGACAAATCGAATGTGTTATCTTGTGCTTACAGATGAGGTTTGTAAGGAATGTGACATCCTGGCGAGAAATGAAACCAGGTTTCTACCATGGCCATGTCGCCTATCTGGACTTCACAAAGTGAGTTTTGCTGTATTAATATTAAACCATAATAACAATCACTGGAAGCAATTGCTCTACAGTTCACTGTAGTTAAAATGGGTATGTTTTCTTAAAGCATCCAAGACCGTATCTAGTAGATTTAGTAGATGTCTGTTCCTGAAAAATGGGACATCCATCAGCCAGCTATTTAATTCACTGATGTGAGAAGATACATTTAAATGCTGCACTCTAGTGGTTGAAAGTggaacatgtttttatttttttgtttgtttgtttttttttatcagtggtttagttttgtgtgtgtgtgtgtgtgtgtgtgtgtgtgtggtttgtacCACTGATTTATAATAGTCATATATAGATCTGTGGTTTGTATGCTGCtgttattaaagcaaaaggaatACATACCATTGAAATTCTgaaattgtattaaatgtttaaCTCTTCACATTGTTCTGGTGATAATATAATTGTAAACAAGAAATGTGTATTACAAAATTGTAGTAGAAGAATGTagaaaaaatgcaaaaacaaaaactaacaaacaattTTTGACAGGTGTTTCCTGATTTTCGActgcatataataatataactagTGCGGTCACATGatcaatcgcatccaaaataaaagtttttgtttacataatatatgtgttctgtttttgtttattatgtatatataaatacacatacattgtatattttgaaaatatttacatttttatacatttatatatttttgttgttatattttattatatataaatatatttaatatatgatgttatataatatatataatatataatataaaaaaaacatatttgagaAAAAAGTATACATgcgtgtgtttatttatatataaatatacagagtaAACAGTAATAAtcaattgtttgacagcactgaaTATAACATGGTATAAcagtataatacaatataatattccTCTAAATAGGTTTGGAGTCAAGGGAAAGCCGGTATACATCAACATTGTACGGGACCCCATCGAGAGGTTGGTGTCGTACTACTATTTTCTCCGATTTGGAGATGATTATCGGCCAGGTCTCAGACGGAGAAAGCAGGGGGACAAAAAGGTAttctttttaaacaattaatttgaaGTAACTATTAATTTTCTCCCCATGCGGAAGCTAAGATGCTATATGTGTGACTGTGTTTCAGACCTTTGATGAGTGCATGTCTTCAGGAGGTTCTGATTGCGCTCCTGAGAAGCTTTGGTTACAGATCCCCTTCTTCTGTGGTCATTACTCTGAGTGCTGGTGGGTAACATGAGCAGCCTGTTACTCTTGTTTTTCACTAAATGCTCTTTCGCATTAGACAAATTGATTGATTCACTCTTTACTGATTTGTTCTCGAAACTGTGTAGGAGCTGGAAATGATCTTGTGTGTCTCGTTTGCGCAGGAATGTTGGCAGTAGGTGGGCTCTCGAACAGGCCAAGTATAATTTGGTGAATGAGTATCTGCTCGTGGGAGTGACTGAGGAGCTGGAGGATTTTATCATGATGCTCGAGGCCGCGCTGCCACGCTTCTTCAGAGGAGCGACTGAGCTCTACCGCACAGGTACTTTGTCGATATTTAAGAAAAAGAGAGTTCTGTTCTCTACTTGCCTTCATCGTTCCAAACCCAAGCTTTTGTTCATGTAACACGAAAGCTAaatacaatagctttgtgtgagaaacagcctCAAGGTCAAATTCATGGCACTTTTTTGACAGCCCGTGGAAGAAGTACCTTAACAAATGTGTGTTTTGTAGATTCTTTTTCAATTCATTGGTCGAAATGAAATCATTCGGAAAACCTTTTGAATATTTTGTTCATGAACCAGACCAATATAATTCAGTAGTTCAGTTGCAGCTCCTGGATTCGGTCTGTTTGTCACACAAAGGTATTGTAAAGGTTCAGAAGTAGTCATACGGGCTTCTTTTGATATACTTTACTTATGGTTCTTATCCTTTATGAAGCTTGGAAGCTTGACTCCCTATTCATTATAACTGCATGGAAGAGAATGATTagaacattattaaaaacataattctccttttgtgttcaatgGAAGAAAGATATTCATAAGGGCCCAGTACTGTAAGTGTTGCTTCCTCCATGTTAGAATTGATTGTATTTAAGCAgtggattttattttaaagtgttatgcctttcatgtcaaagctgaattttcagcattatttgtaTTCTGCTGGCTGTTGCTAGTATATTGTAGCCatttttagtcttcagtgtcacatgacctctCAGAAATGATTGAAACATTTAGTTTGTATCatgataaatgtttaatattcaaCTAATACAAAATATTCACGTTTTATTCtggaaatgaaaaagaaatatacatttttttttttttcacatcaaattgtaattattattttttaactcatATTTAGCCAAGCTTTGAAAAAAAACCCTAACGTGTTTTCAGCATTGAGCATTGAATAATTTTTCAAGTACACAAGCCAGTGAAACCTCCTGAGTGACTTGCATTTTATTCTGTCTTTGACTCGAACTGCAGGCAAGAAGTCTCACCTGAGGAAAACGAGCGAGAAGAAACCTCCCACTAAAGAGTCCATCTCAAAGCTGCAGCAGTCCAACATATGGAAGATGGAGAACGAGTTCTACGAGTTTGCGCTGGAGCAGTTTCAGTTTGTGCGCGCTCACAGCGTCAGGGAAAAAGACGGAGAGCTTTACCTGCTGGCTCAGAACTTCTTTTACGAGAAAATCTATCCAAAAGTAAACTAGAGTTGACATTAGCATGGTCCAAGTGTCATTTGGCCCGTTCATGAACTGTTCTGTCACATTCACTGGGAAGAGAAGAAAAGGACTTCTGCAGTGTGGACATGTGAATACCCGGAAGTCCTAGACTAGAGGGGGTCGAAggacttaaagagtgtgtttttTGAGAGACTTCACTCAGTCCTGACTCTGACGCTCGTT
This genomic stretch from Carassius gibelio isolate Cgi1373 ecotype wild population from Czech Republic chromosome B6, carGib1.2-hapl.c, whole genome shotgun sequence harbors:
- the hs2st1b gene encoding heparan sulfate 2-O-sulfotransferase 1, with product MGLLRIMMPPKFQLLAVMAFGVAMLFIENQIQKLEESRAKLERTMARHEVRGVEQRQTRDGVRDSPALPEIEDLIIIYNRVPKTASTSFTNIAYDLCGKNRFHVLHINTTKNNPVMSLQDQMRFVRNVTSWREMKPGFYHGHVAYLDFTKFGVKGKPVYINIVRDPIERLVSYYYFLRFGDDYRPGLRRRKQGDKKTFDECMSSGGSDCAPEKLWLQIPFFCGHYSECWNVGSRWALEQAKYNLVNEYLLVGVTEELEDFIMMLEAALPRFFRGATELYRTGKKSHLRKTSEKKPPTKESISKLQQSNIWKMENEFYEFALEQFQFVRAHSVREKDGELYLLAQNFFYEKIYPKVN